A single genomic interval of Anopheles marshallii chromosome 2, idAnoMarsDA_429_01, whole genome shotgun sequence harbors:
- the LOC128717304 gene encoding sodium-coupled monocarboxylate transporter 1-like: MWGQNSSFVRFCNLYFREQLQEQQQLQQSATERDTTNDVWNYVVFVSFVVVSALIPIRKRLCRRSTNSKSKQDYVFGAGHISTLAMMLSIARGTLGVISVLGYPSEFFYRGSAMWESLYGVITAYPIVCFVFIPVYFDLGITSVYQYLELRFNSRLVRCLASGTYILRTLLSLGVTIYTPTVALNTIIGVPYWVSLLSITLISIFFNALGGLKAAVAADVIQSLSMTAMLVGIIIYCSITVGGVDQIFTISSENDRFAFFNFAADLHLRVTTTSAWLGELFNSLSLLGCQQNFVQRYLSMPTFGQIRRTLMWNIPVVILLFSLPWLVGMAIYAIYWHCDPLKASVIAKMDEILPYFMLDRFDSVPGVWGIFVGTLFNGALTLNISNINSLATVTWEDFLSLIPALRKKSDKHQLNVIKLVGTIYAVVIMGVGFIVGLLSGVIESSMLIISATSGPLLGVFVLAMFIPFANWKGAAMGMVASHLSILWIVVGRLIESNVSDTLLDTSIEGCYADLMEAQKNASLLVVGLEEGVDAIETSNLLNRIYSITYMYYGVFGTVLTVLAGIVISLATWSSHDQYNMKMLHPAVRWLYSRCPFSGKHFGSFEVTTKEAAPKC, from the exons ATGTGGGGCCAAAACAGTTCCTTCGTTCGTTTTTGCAACTTGTACTTCCGG GaacagctgcaggagcagcagcaactgcagcagTCCGCGACCGAGCGCGACACGACGAACGATGTCTGGAACTACGTTGTGTTCGTATCCTTCGTGGTTGTATCGGCGCTGATCCCGATCCGGAAGCGGCTCTGCCGTCGGAGCACAAACAGCAAGAGCAAGCAGGACTATGTGTTCGGAGCCGGTCATATTTCTACCCTCGCGATGATGCTATCGATCGCGCGCGGTACCCTGGGTGTGATCTCCGTGTTGGGCTATCCGAGCGAATTCTTCTACCGTGGTTCGGCCATGTGGGAGTCCCTGTACGGTGTCATCACCGCGTATCCGATCGTATGCTTTGTCTTCATACCGGTGTACTTCGATCTGGGCATAACGTCCGTCTACCAGTATTTGGAGCTGCG CTTCAACAGTCGTTTAGTGCGTTGTCTAGCGTCAGGTACTTACATACTGAGGACGTTGCTGAGCTTAGGCGTTACTATCTACACCCCGACCGTTGCCCTGAACACAATCATCGGGGTGCCGTACTGGGTGTCACTGCTCTCCATTACGTTGATCAGCATCTTCTTCAATGCGCTCGGAGGGCTAAAGGCAGCAGTTGCCGCAGACGTTATACAGAGCCTCAGCATGACGGCAATGCTGGTCGGAATCATCATCTACTGCAGCATTACGGTCGGTGGTGTGGATCAGATATTCACCATCAGCTCGGAGAACG ATCGCTTTGCGTTCTTCAACTTTGCGGCCGATCTTCATCTGCGTGTTACGACAACGTCCGCCTGGTTGGGTGAGCTGTTCAACTCGCTCAGTCTGCTCGGCTGCCAGCAGAACTTTGTCCAGCGTTACCTGAGCATGCCGACGTTCGGCCAGATTCGCCGCACGCTGATGTGGAACATCCCGGTAGTGATACTGCTGTTCTCGCTGCCCTGGTTGGTCGGGATGGCCATCTATGCGATCTACTGGCATTGTGATCCCCTGAAGGCGAGCGTGATCGCGAAGATGGATGAAATACTGCCCTACTTTATGCTGGATCGGTTCGACAGTGTACCGGGCGTTTGGGGCATCTTCGTGGGGACGCTTTTCAATGGGGCGCTCACGTTAAACATCTCCAACATTAACTCACTGGCCACGGTGACCTGGGAGGATTTCCTCTCGCTAATACCCGCACTGCGCAAGAAGAGTGACAAACATCAGCTGAATGTGATAAAGCTCGTCGGTACGATCTACGCGGTGGTGATCATGGGCGTTGGTTTCATCGTTGGTCTACTGTCCGGTGTGATCGAATCGTCGATGCTGATCATCTCGGCCACTTCCGGTCCGCTgctgggtgtgtttgtgctggcTATGTTCATACCGTTCGCCAATTGGAAGGGTGCTGCGATGGGCATGGTTGCATCCCATTTATCGATCCTATGGATCGTGGTTGGCCGGTTAATTGAAAGCAACGTTAGCGACACACTGTTGGATACATCGATCGAGGGGTGTTACGCGGATTTGATGGAGGCGCAAAAGAACGCATCCCTGCTGGTGGTCGGTCTGGAGGAGGGTGTTGATGCGATCGAGACGAGCAATCTGCTCAATCGAATCTACTCGATTACGTACATGTACTACGGTGTGTTCGGGACGGTGCTCACTGTGCTGGCGGGGATCGTTATCAGTCTCGCCACCTGGAGCAGCCACGATCAGTACAACATGAAGATGCTACATCCGGCAGTACGGTGGCTCTATTCCCGCTGTCCATTCAGTGGCAAGCACTTTGGATCGTTCGAGGTAACAACGAAAGAAGCGGCACCAAAGTGTTGA
- the LOC128707050 gene encoding serine/threonine-protein kinase greatwall — MAETVTVVGKEHSMLSEHHTTPKKKVTLTLAECGSGNTNSNEDDSIFRTLENFTAQNGTASPKLPTIKDFSILKPISRGAFGKVFLGYKKSDQNKLYAIKVMQKTEMINKNMVSQVITERNALALSRSPYCVTLYYSLQTLSSVYLVMEYMVGGDLKSLLAMYGFFDEPTARFYAAEICLALQYLHGHGIVHRDIKPDNMLVAASGHVKLTDFGLSRIEMRRDLEISDLINCSPNLNARTPGQLLSLTSHLSFGSHDKRIVADVAAAGVSSNLPIREETSDHESDSSFGQSRQQNDSKMSGVSPFFSAEQNVSTSEEIKAVVPSEVTIVEEKFDSSLYYTCNSSDEGKSSSSGSCESVKEVRQRLGRVAERTQNKENADSTNSGEEKTRLKDPFECLMVSKKTHRNYTEDSGVSSRKSDMSNIPCELSAIEKAENNSNNSNKDFSSDFSRSYSMSNITEISHSPVRNGMRGFKRPEFLRGVKRGRHLVNRIDSLASDGDGTSTGLTQEIDVLDICGEMHRSTPKKRKATSPIKGVLKVRSLSDDEMQTGENLIANVMFSTPVSSQKIRREGGQLGKLKSTRFQLPSSIDQSRKIKAYSEALPPHFIKMPDESVMSPICTNNTATVGCDSTTGADVVGPAIENTPKAVKTPFRTPKSVRRAPLLSDERILGTPDYLAPELLLQQGHGPAVDWWALGVCLYEFLTGVPPFNDETPQKVFENILGRLIEWPTGEESLSPDAVEAVEQLLEMEQTKRPAADQMQRMAFFSCIDWKNMNLMEPPFIPHPDDPQDTGYFEARNIMQHLKLSNFNLDAY, encoded by the exons ATGGCAGAAACGGTGACGGTGGTTGGGAAAGAGCATTCCATGTTAAGCGAGCATCATACAACGCCgaagaaaaaagtaacattAACGCTTGCAGAATGCGGTAGCGGCAACACAAACTCGAATGAAGATGATTCCATATTTCGTACGTTAGAGAACTTTACCGCACAGAATGGAACAGCAAGTCCGAAG CTTCCCACCATAAAGGATTTTAGCATCCTGAAACCGATCAGCCGTGGTGCTTTCGGGAAAGTGTTTCTCGGTTACAAAAAGAGTGACCAAAACAAACTGTACGCTATCAAGGTGATGCAAAAGACGGAAATGATCAACAAAAACATGGTCTCGCAGGTGATCACGGAGCGGAATGCTTTGGCACTTTCGCGCAGTCCGTACTGTGTGACGCTCTACTACTCCCTGCAAACGCTGTCCTCCGTGTACCTCGTGATGGAATATATGGTGGGTGGTGATCTCAAGTCACTGCTGGCCATGTATGGGTTTTTCGATGAACCTACGGCTCGGTTTTATGCGGCCGAAATCTGTCTCGCACTGCAGTACCTACACGGGCACGGTATCGTTCATCGGGATATAAAACCGGACAACATGCTGGTGGCCGCATCCGGGCACGTGAAGCTGACCGATTTCGGACTGAGCCGTATCGAAATGCGACGAGATTTGGAAATATCGGACCTGATCAACTGCTCTCCGAATCTGAACGCACGTACACCCGGCCAGCTGCTGTCGCTCACTTCCCATCTGTCCTTCGGTTCACACGACAAGCGTATTGTAGCGgatgtggctgctgctggagtTTCCTCGAACTTGCCAATAAGGGAGGAAACTTCCGACCATGAATCGGACAGCTCGTTCGGCCAATCACGGCAACAGAACGATAGCAAAATGTCCGGTGTAAGTCCGTTCTTTTCTGCCGAACAGAATGTGAGCACGAGTGAGGAGATTAAAGCGGTGGTGCCTTCGGAGGTTACGATTGTAGAGGAAAAGTTCGATTCGTCTCTGTACTATACGTGTAATTCTAGTGATGAAGGAAAGTCGAGTTCGAGTGGTAGCTGCGAATCTGTAAAGGAAGTTCGGCAAAGGTTGGGACGGGTTGCAGAACGCACACAGAACAAAGAAAACGCCGACAGTACCAACAGTGGCGAGGAGAAAACCAGACTGAAAGATCCATTCGAATGTTTGATG GTTTCAAAGAAGACACATCGAAATTACACGGAAGATTCCGGCGTTTCGAGTAGGAAGAGTGATATGTCCAACATACCCTGCGAGCTATCGGCGATCGAAAAGGCGGAAAACAACtcgaacaacagcaacaaagaTTTCAGTTCGGACTTTTCAAGAAG TTACAGCATGAGCAACATAACCGAAATCTCACACTCACCCGTGCGGAACGGCATGCGCGGATTCAAAAGACCCGAATTTCTTAG GGGCGTTAAACGAGGACGCCACTTAGTGAACCGTATAGATTCTTTGGCCTCGGACGGCGACGGTACCAGCACGGGACTGACGCAAGAGATCGATGTTCTGGACATCTGTGGCGAGATGCACCGAAGCACACCCAAGAAACGCAAAGCAACGTCTCCGATCAAGGGTGTCCTGAAAGTACGATCGCTTTCCGACGATGAGATGCAAACAGGAGAGAACTTGATCGCGAATGTAATGTTTTCGACGCCCGTCTCGTCGCAAAAGATACGCCGCGAAGGTGGCCAGCTGGGCAAACTGAAAAGCACACGGTTTCAGCTTCCCTCCTCGATCGATCAATCACGCAAAATAAAGGCGTACAGTGAGGCACTTCCGCCACATTTCATCAAAATGCCAGACGAATCGGTAATGTCACCGATCTGCACCAACAATACGGCTACGGTCGGGTGTGACAGTACGACCGGTGCCGATGTCGTCGGACCAGCGATCGAGAATACACCGAAAGCCGTTAAAACACCATTCCGCACACCGAAATCGGTGCGTCGGGCACCACTTTTATCAGACGAGCGAATACTCGGCACACCGGACTATCTGGCGCCGGAGCTGTTGTTGCAGCAAGGACACGGTCCGGCGGTGGATTGGTGGGCACTGGGCGTTTGCCTGTACGAATTTCTAACCGGCGTACCACCGTTCAATGACGAGACACCGCAGAAAGTGTTCGAAAACATTCTCGGCCGGCTCATCGAATGGCCAACGGGCGAGGAGTCGCTCTCACCGGATGCCGTAGAAGCGGTGGAACAGTTGCTcgaaatggaacaaacaaagCGGCCAGCGGCGGACCAGATGCAACGAATGGCGTTTTTTTCGTGCATTGATTGGAAGAACATGAACCTGATGGAGCCACCGTTCATTCCCCATCCGGACGATCCGCAAGATACTGGCTATTTCGAGGCACGCAATATCATGCAGCACCTGAAGCTGTCGAACTTTAATCTGGACGCTTATTAA
- the LOC128708645 gene encoding uncharacterized protein LOC128708645: MGPLKQMTHCGSISALFAVLIVLFGVSSSALTTFGKSNTNQQAAPTPPPVVAKSCTNHGDCSTIQNTSCVLDPIDDRMRCLCGDFKAPVNGLCSAKYKGLRHLCGDSAQCDYGMMCAIENATKPTTTLVTSKTFLTSSMLNSNGNNTYKVCLCDEEAEFFENKHEHHCSGTVMIVTSGAVIPLMMLLLGRFVAHLPVAHWNTAL, encoded by the exons ATGGGTCCACTCAAGCAAATGACACATTGCGGAAGCATAAGTGCACTGTTCGCTGTGTTGATAGTGCTGTTCGGCGTCAGCTCGTCGGCGCTGACTACATTTGGGAAGTCAAACACGAATCAACAGGCAGCCCCAACACCACCGCCGG TGGTAGCCAAAAGCTGTACCAATCATGGGGATTGCAGTACGATACAAAACACGAGCTGCGTACTCGATCCGATCGATGATCGTATGCGGTGCCTGTGCGGTGATTTCAAGGCACCAGTAAATGGATTATGTTCCGCCAAATATAAAG GACTACGGCATCTGTGTGGTGATTCCGCTCAATGCGATTACGGCATGATGTGCGCCATCGAGAATGCTACCAAGCCGACCACGACGCTGGTGACAAGCAAAACGTTTCTCACCAGCAGCATGCTGAACAGCAACGGAAACAACACGTACAAAGTGTGCCTGTGCGACGAAGAGGCCGAATTTTTCGAAAACAAGCACGAGCACCACTGCAGCGGTACGGTAATGATCGTCACATCCGGTGCAGTGATCCCGCTGATGATGTTGCTTTTGGGAAGATTTGTCGCCCACCTTCCCGTAGCGCACTGGAACACGGCGCTTTAA